Proteins co-encoded in one Ictalurus punctatus breed USDA103 chromosome 18, Coco_2.0, whole genome shotgun sequence genomic window:
- the htr3b gene encoding 5-hydroxytryptamine receptor 3B, giving the protein MSPILLLCAFLSVPEKPKRSVLNQLTRTLLRHYDCGIRPVLNWTSPTTVFIDLIIQSVLDVDGQMQKVTTSIWYRQIWKDEFLVWDPEEFDGITEISLSSDAIWVPDVIISEFVDEGKSPVIPYVYVNSSGIVKNYKPIQVVSACDLEIYAFPFDKQNCTLTFRSLLHSVGEVDLALLRNTEEIATDTGEFMNNGEWELLSVPSHYWKLNLANKDYAHIQFNVLIRRRPLLYVVSVLIPSIFLMLVDVISFYLPPNSGTRITFKTSILLGYTVFRVNMMDEIPATAIKTPLIGVFFAVCMALLVLSLAKSIFVVKLLHHSHEEVKDMSITACLLQKYGSTEQTFSESLFTSVRTLDDMDQSGGYEFDLSPEPDLLSLTETQSGPPHLEKILQELITLKLSLQVEDYDCLAQKDWLALCYKVDKLLFRFYLLIFTIYSSTLLLLWSSWSSV; this is encoded by the exons ATGTCTCCCATCCTGCTGTTGTGTGCCTTTCTCTCAG TCCCTGAGAAGCCGAAGAGGTCTGTGCTGAACCAGCTGACGCGTACACTGCTGCGTCATTATGACTGCGGGATCCGACCCGTCCTCAACTGGACCAGTCCTACCACGGTCTTCATTGACCTCATTATCCAGTCTGTGCTGGACGTG GATGGACAGATGCAGAAAGTGACCACAAGCATCTGGTATCGGCAA ATCTGGAAAGACGAGTTTCTCGTGTGGGATCCTGAGGAATTTGATGGAATCACAGAAATATCACTTTCCTCAGATGCCATCTGGGTGCCTGACGTCATCATCAGTGAATT TGTGGATGAGGGGAAATCTCCTGTTATCCCATATGTGTATGTCAACTCCTCTGGGATTGTAAAAAACTACAAACCCATCCAGGTGGTCTCGGCCTGCGACTTGGAGATTTATGCCTTTCCCTTTGATAAGCAGAACTGCACTCTGACCTTCCGCAGCTTGCTCCACTCAG TGGGTGAAGTGGATCTGGCTCTTTTGAGGAACACAGAGGAAATCGCCACTGACACCGGAGAGTTCATGAACAACGGCGAATGGGAGCTGCTGTCAGTGCCTTCTCATTACTGGAAGCTTAACTTGGCTAACAAGGATTACGCACACATCCAGTTTAAT GTACTAATCCGCCGGCGTCCCCTGCTGTATGTGGTCAGTGTCCTCATCCCCAGCATCTTCCTCATGTTGGTGGATGTTATCAGTTTCTACCTGCCACCAAACAGTGGCACCCGCATCACCTTCAAAACCAGCATTCTTCTTGGGTACACCGTATTCAGGGTTAACATGATGGATGAAATCCCAGCGACAGCCATCAAAACACCTCTGATTG GTGTTTTCTTCGCGGTTTGCATGGCCCTTCTGGTGCTCAGTTTGGCTAAGTCCATTTTTGTGGTGAAGCTCCTACATCACAGTCATGAGGAGGTGAAGGACATGTCCATCACTGCCTGCTTGCTGCAAAAGTATGGTTCAACGGAGCAGACTTTCAGTGAGAGTCTGTTCACCTCTGTGAGGACGCTGGATGACATGGATCAGTCAGGAG GCTATGAGTTTGATCTCTCACCTGAGCCGGACCTGTTGTCTCTGACAGAAACCCAGTCCGGTCCACCACATCTGGAGAAAATCTTACAAGAGCTCATTACCCTCAAACTTTCCCTCCAGGTGGAAGACTACGACTGCCTGGCTCAGAAAGACTGGCTCGCTCTTTGTTACAAAGTAGACAAGTTGCTGTTTCGCTTTTACCTGCTCATCTTCACCATTTACTCCAGCACTCTCCTGCTGCTGTGGAGTAGCTGGAGCTCAGTCTGA
- the htr3a gene encoding 5-hydroxytryptamine receptor 3A: protein MQEQYGTDLHPHSWMRMRMRDGDEGVKRLGSNPGRFANATLVRLSEYLSAGYKKGVRPVKDWRDSTMVAIDLMVYSILNVDEKNQVLTTYVWYRQQWIDEFLVWNPEDFDDVRQISIPTANVWVPDILINEFVDVGKSPDIPYVYVSNEGLVQNYKPIQVVTACSLNIYNFPFDVQKCSLTFQSWLHTINDINITLMRTPQEVKDDKSVFMNQGEWELLHVLSKYKSFSVDNDDYYAEMKFHVVIRRRPLFYTVNLLLPSIFLMVMDIVGFYLPPDSGERVSFKITLLLGYSVFLIIVSDTLPATAIGTPLIGVYFIVCMALLVISLTETVLIVRLVHKQDLQTHVPQWVKYLVLEKATLLLCIRNKKFCSLLAHESDLPRYRENNMNTVRCNHHHCDSSRDMDRNLIMGLPIRDSTPPVMDNILHEVSSIRQYLEKRQACRDIAKEWLQVGYVLDVLLFRVYLLAMLAYSITLGTLWSVWQYA from the exons ATGCAGGAGCAGTATGGCACTGATCTCCACCCGCACAGctggatgaggatgaggatgagggaTGGAGATGAAGGAG ttAAAAGGCTGGGCAGTAACCCTGGCCGGTTCGCCAATGCCACTTTAGTGCGCCTGTCTGAGTATTTAAGTGCTGGATATAAAAAAGGAGTGCGACCTGTAAAAGACTGGCGGGACTCAACCATGGTGGCCATCGATTTAATGGTCTATTCAATCCTGAATGTG GATGAGAAGAACCAGGTTTTGACAACATACGTGTGGTACAGGCAG CAATGGATCGATGAGTTCCTTGTGTGGAATCCAGAGGATTTCGATGATGTTCGGCAGATCTCAATCCCGACGGCAAATGTCTGGGTACCTGATATTCTCATTAATGAATT TGTAGATGTTGGAAAGTCTCCTGACATTCCATATGTGTATGTAAGCAACGAAGGACTCGTGCAGAACTACAAGCCCATTCAGGTGGTAACAGCCTGCTCTCTCAACATCTACAACTTCCCATTCGACGTCCAGAAATGCAGCCTCACTTTCCAGAGCTGGCTGCACACTA TTAATGACATCAACATCACGCTAATGAGGACCCCACAGGAAGTGAAAGACGACAAGTCTGTGTTCATGAACCAGGGAGAGTGGGAGCTGCTGCACGTCCTGTCCAAATACAAGTCCTTCAGTGTGGACAATGACGACTACTATGCTGAAATGAAGTTCCAC GTGGTGATTCGCCGCAGACCGCTGTTCTACACCGTCAATCTACTTCTCCCCAGCATATTCCTGATGGTGATGGATATAGTGGGCTTCTACCTCCCCCCCGACAGCGGAGAGAGAGTATCCTTCAAGATCACTCTGCTGCTGGGATACTCTGTCTTCCTCATCATTGTCTCCGACACGCTGCCAGCCACCGCCATTGGCACCCCTCTCATTG GTGTGTACTTTATTGTGTGCATGGCCCTGCTGGTGATCAGCCTCACGGAGACAGTGCTGATTGTGAGGCTGGTGCATAAACAGGACCTGCAGACACATGTGCCGCAGTGGGTCAAGTACCTTGTGCTGGAGAAGGCCACCTTGCTACTCTGCATCCGCAACAAGAAGTTCTGCTCCCTGCTGGCACATGAGTCTGACCTGCCACGCTACAGGGAGAACAACATGAACACAG TCCGCTGTAACCACCACCACTGTGACAGCTCCAGAGACATGGATAGGAATCTCATTATGGGACTTCCCATTCGGGACAGCACTCCTCCAGTCATGGACAACATCCTACACGAAGTCTCATCGATCCGGCAGTACTTAGAGAAGAGACAGGCATGTCGAGACATCGCAAAGGAGTGGCTGCAGGTGGGCTATGTGCTGGACGTGCTGCTCTTCAGGGTCTACCTGCTGGCCATGCTGGCCTACAGCATCACCCTTGGCACACTCTGGTCCGTCTGGCAGTACGCCTGA